Proteins encoded within one genomic window of Paramisgurnus dabryanus chromosome 11, PD_genome_1.1, whole genome shotgun sequence:
- the adamts13 gene encoding A disintegrin and metalloproteinase with thrombospondin motifs 13 isoform X2, with protein MGTLVWLFLVPGFLGTTALISQSTLQKDFLQSLKPQDLFYYFDTISPKSVPQFELVWVNCSRNESSNGLWRCSFDSQEESFDLGQHRGEPPVSCPSNLEMVINSTVSVVKKREVMCCEQLKLLRPAHTRTLLPVCHGKLQGLIQSGESRLYIRPMLQKHIDSLQNFTMDLPFGIPHLLQTHNLPVKTHLKQPKSQFRLRRTALGSEVTHLELAVVVGPDVYSLHRQDTERYILTNLNIASELLREVTLGANIRLHLVRMVILTEPEPEIQISENITSSLQSVCKWGQKVNPDADTDPLHADLLLYITRFDLVSPNGNKLVRGVTQLGGVCSTQWNCVITEDTGFDLGITIAHEIGHSFGINHDGLDNTCSSSGFMMASDGGYNSVDLTWSQCSRAQLHNFFSAGKAECVKDVPVLEGSVQDWRPGLFYGVDDQCRIAFGSSATACSFTDDDMATCRVLSCHINPRERTTCTRLLVPLLDGTECGISQWCLKGRCVSPSTLGSSMVVHGSWSSWSDFSPCSRTCGGGVTHRKRQCNNPRPAFGGIVCKGHDTEAELCNRQPCKTTQLEFMSQQCSATDQQPLSVSVDSTSVYTWIPAIGYSTGDSQCKLMCRSREQDFMVSRGSHFIDGTRCEAGNSASLASINACLGGKCQPFGCDGVMHSGKVEDVCGVCGGDGSTCRIISGTFSGGEAREYITFLTLPMNASHVHVINRKPVFTHLAVLINDKYVVAGDGNPALAITYPSPLEKSPIQYRLDLTPDHLPNTEELIISGPVTDKIHIQVYCKYGREYGDLTSPNISYQYYSSDTVSVAANGRWSTVLSPCSVTCGTGIQKISQICVDESTHENLENNLCSSSSPAPDLLQPCFLPDCPPSWEIGEFGPCSAPCGEGEQVRTVTCFQKRGTQKVELPDSECTHESKPTTTETCNLLLCPARWQVSEPGECSAVCGPGDARRKVLCVRSHRGSDSEVDQSLCFEPKPSEHVPCVVDVCPVGWDTQREVQLTHKDYNGVMPRSRMVPVYVWSPVIGQCSKTCGNGSQLVWFSCVDHQSRLNVPEFLCDRNNKPEPYNQPCSQPQCPAAWGYIQGVCSVSCGGGVARRVLYCFQKGDGHRDVLVGKSACQFVPRPSAVVECNTEACPARWQVGDQGECSVSCGMGVAMRSVLCVQYEGGVERVLEDDRCESGRKPPVAAPCYTQACSFQWVVNNWTECSVSCGYGIQSRTVSCMGPSSPLPVTPFLCLHLPKPITIQACYSSDCSSVQSSTPEPNITHSELSETLEGERVWKAPDVPTTTPAPSHITKKKSFLRIVPTVQVMGNTMAIPTEPSQTSFCGRLLLQDSGTIDLRNVTQKRCMFAIGRPLDELIQIKIISSSLNCQQKDNIAMYDRLILMRLCERTHGKTVQSRSNVLLVRQSHLTPGNGVVLFYQSVKNKKSHHGECDVQLFSPSGLIENPIKSLSTSLSNTRGCRVFIDAPPASRIQIKALSVFNKTDTNSTYILIRDVDALKTTVFRGTQLFLWSSSGSRAEVEFHGEYQRIKGMFRAEYSHISASEEELV; from the exons CAACAGCTCTAATTTCTCAATCAACTTTGCAAAAG GATTTTTTACAGTCACTGAAACCtcaagatttattttattattttgacacTATTTCTCCTAAATCAG TGCCTCAGTTTGAGTTGGTTTGGGTGAATTGTTCGAGAAATGAGTCCTCCAACGGGTTGTGGAGGTGCTCGTTCGATTCCCAGGAAGAGAGTTTTGATTTGGGACAACACAGAGGTGAACCACCAGTGTCCTGTCCTTCTAATCTGGAGATGGTTATCAATTCAACGGTCAGTGTGGTGAAGAAGAGAGAAGTTATGTGCTGTGAGCAGCTGAAGTTACTGAGACCAGCACACACAAGGACTCTGCTCCCGGTCTGCCATGGGAAATTG caagGTCTGATACAGTCAGGGGAAAGCAGATTGTATATTCGCCCAATGCTTCAAAAACACATTGACAGCCTGCAGAACTTTACCATGGATTTGCCCTTTGGTATACCTCACCTGCTACAAACCCATAATTTACCTGTGAAGACACATCTGAAACAGCCCAAGA GTCAGTTCAGGCTACGCAGAACAGCTCTCGGGTCAGAGGTCACACATCTGGAACTAGCAGTGGTGGTGGGTCCAGACGTCTATAGTTTACACAGGCAAGATACTGAGAGATACATCCTCACCAACCTCAACATT GCCTCTGAGCTTTTGAGAGAAGTTACCCTCGGTGCCAATATAAGACTTCACCTTGTCCGTATGGTTATTCTTACAGAGccagag CCAGAGATCCAGATCTCCGAAAACATCACATCTTCTTTACAAAGTGTGTGTAAGTGGGGTCAAAAGGTCAACCCTGATGCTGACACTGACCCTTTACATGCAGATCTACTGCTGTATATCACCAG GTTTGATCTGGTTTCACCCAATGGGAATAAGCTTGTAAGAGGTGTTACTCAGTTGGGCGGAGTCTGTTCCACCCAATGGAATTGTGTGATTACAGAAGATACGGGCTTTGATCTTGGCATCACCATCGCACACGAGATTGGCCACAG ttttgGCATAAATCATGATGGACTTGACAACACATGCAGCTCTAGTGGGTTTATGATGGCATCTGATGGAGGTTATAACAGTGTAGATCTCACCTGGTCGCAGTGTAGCAGAGCTCAACTCCACAACTTCTTCAG TGCAGGTAAAGCAGAATGTGTGAAGGACGTCCCAGTTCTGGAAGGTTCTGTACAGGATTGGAGGCCTGGTCTCTTCTATGGTGTGGATGATCAGTGTCGTATTGCATTCGGCAGTTCAGCCACTGCTTGCTCTTTCACTGATGATGATATG GCAACCTGTCGTGTTCTGTCCTGTCATATCAACCCACGTGAACGCACTACTTGTACTCGCTTGCTTGTTCCTCTTTTGGATGGGACAGAATGTGGGATCAGCCAG TGGTGTTTAAAGGGTCGGTGTGTTTCTCCTTCAACCTTGGGTTCCTCCATGGTGGTCCATGGCTCCTGGTCTTCCTGGTCTGATTTTTCTCCTTGTTCACGAACATGTGGGGGAGGCGTCACCCACCGCAAGAGACAGTGTAACAACCCCAG GCCTGCCTTTGGTGGGATCGTTTGTAAAGGCCATGACACAGAAGCTGAACTTTGCAACCGCCAG CCATGTAAGACGACACAGTTGGAGTTTATGTCACAACAGTGTTCAGCTACAGATCAGCAGCCTTTATCAGTGTCCGTAGACTCCACTTCAGTCTACACCTGGATCCCTGCCATCGGCTACAGCACAG GTGATTCTCagtgtaaactgatgtgtcgtTCACGGGAACAAGACTTTATGGTTAGTCGTGGGTCTCACTTCATCGATGGTACTCGGTGTGAAGCTGGTAACTCTGCATCGCTTGCTTCCATTAATGCCTGTCTAGGTGGAAAGTGCCAG CCATTTGGCTGTGATGGAGTAATGCATTCCGGGAAGGTGGAGGATGTGTGTGGGGTCTGCGGAGGAGATGGCTCCACCTGCCGAATTATCTCAGGCACATTTTCAGGTGGAGAGGCTAGAG AGTATATCACATTCCTCACCCTTCCTATGAACGCCTCTCATGTTCATGTGATTAACAGAAAGCCGGTTTTTACACACCTTG cgGTATTGATAAATGATAAGTATGTGGTGGCAGGAGATGGAAACCCAGCTCTGGCGATCACATACCCCTCACCTCTGGAGAAAAGTCCCATACAGTATCGTCTGGATCTCACACCCGACCATCTACCTAATACTGAAGAGCTGATCATCTCTGGACCAGTCACAGATAAAATCCACATACAG GTTTATTGTAAATATGGAAGAGAATATGGAGACCTCACCAGCCCAAACATTTCATACCAGTACTACTCTTCTGATACTGTTTCTGTGGCTGCTAATGGTAGATGGTCCACTGTCTTATCTCCCTGCTCAGTTACCTGTGGCACAG GCATCCAGAAAATCAGTCAAATCTGTGTAGATGAGAGCACACATGAGAATCTAGAAAATAATCTCTGCAGTTCATCGTCTCCAGCACCGGATCTACTGCAGCCATGCTTCCTTCCAGACTGCCCACCCAG CTGGGAGATAGGTGAGTTTGGGCCCTGCAGCGCCCCCTGTGGTGAGGGAGAGCAAGTGCGCACTGTGACTTGTTTTCAAAAGCGGGGTACACAAAAAGTGGAGCTGCCTGACTCAGAGTGTACACACGAGTCTAAACCCACAACTACCGAGACCTGCAACCTCCTACTCTGTCCTGCCAG ATGGCAGGTGTCAGAGCCCGGTGAGTGCTCGGCTGTGTGTGGACCTGGAGATGCCCGGAGAAAAGTTTTGTGTGTCCGCTCTCACCGTGGATCTGATTCGGAGGTTGATCAAAGCCTGTGTTTCGAACCCAAACCTTCAGAACATGTTCCTTGCGTGGTGGACGTTTGTCCGGTCGGATGGGATACACAGAGAGAG GTCCAGTTGACCCATAAAGATTACAATGGAGTTATGCCCCGGTCCAGAATGGTTCCCGTTTATGTCTGGAGCCCTGTGATTGGCCAATGCTCTAAGACATGTGGGAATG GATCTCAACTGGTTTGGTTTTCCTGTGTGGATCACCAGTCACGCCTAAATGTCCCAGAATTCCTCTGTGATCGTAATAATAAACCAGAGCCTTACAACCAACCCTGTAGTCAGCCACAGTGTCCTGCGGC GTGGGGCTACATACAGGGTGTATGCAGTGTGTCTTGTGGAGGTGGTGTAGCGAGAAGAGTATTGTACTGCTTCCAGAAAGGAGACGGACACAGGGATGTGTTGGTCGGAAAATCCGCCTGTCAATTTGTACCTAGACCTTCAGCGGTAGTGGAGTGTAATACTGAAGCCTGTCCAGCTAG GTGGCAGGTTGGAGATCAGGGCGAGTGTTCGGTGTCTTGCGGGATGGGTGTGGCTATGAGGAGTGTGCTCTGTGTCCAGTATGAGGGAGGTGTAGAGAGGGTCCTGGAGGACGACAGGTGCGAGTCCGGAAGGAAGCCACCAGTTGCGGCACCATGTTACACACAGGCCTGCTCTTTCCAGTGGGTTGTGAATAACTGGACTGAG tgtTCAGTGTCATGTGGTTATGGCATCCAGTCTCGGACTGTGTCCTGCATGGGTCCATCCAGCCCTCTTCCTGTTACTCCTTTTCTTTGCCTCCATTTGCCAAAACCCATCACCATCCAGGCCTGCTACAGCTCAGACTGTTCCTCAGTCCAGAGCTCAACACCAGAGCCCAACATCACCCACAGCGAGCTGTCAGAGACTCTGGAAGGAGAGCGAGTGTGGAAAGCCCCAGATGTACCTACAACTACACCTGCTCCTTCCCATATCACAAAGAAGAAAAGTTTTTTAAGAATTGTACCTACCGTGCAAGTCATGGGAAACACCATGGCCATACCAACAGAACCATCACAGACCA GTTTCTGTGGGCGACTCCTCCTTCAAGACTCAGGAACTATCGATTTACGCAATGTCACTCAGAAGAGGTGCATGTTTGCGATTGGTCGACCTCTTGATGAGCTTATTCAAATCAAAATTATATCAAGCTCTCTTAACTGCCAGCAGA AGGACAATATCGCCATGTATGACAGACTCATACTGATGCGTCTCTGTGAGAGGACACATGGTAAAACAGTCCAGTCACGATCCAATGTATTACTGGTGCGTCAAAGCCATCTGACGCCTGGCAATGGAGTCGTATTATTTTATCAAAGTGTAAAGAACAAAAAAAGCCACCATGGAG AGTGTGATGTTCAGTTATTCTCTCCATCTGGCCTCATTGAAAACCCCATCAAGAGTCTGTCCACCTCCCTCTCTAACACTCGGGGCTGCCGTGTGTTTATCGATGCTCCTCCTGCTTCCAGGATCCAAATAAAAGCACTTTCTGTGTTCAACAAGACAGATACAAACTCCACATACATACTG ATTCGGGATGTTGATGCTTTAAAAACGACCGTTTTCAGAGGGACTCAACTCTTCCTGTGGAGCTCTTCCGGAAGCAGGGCTGAAGTGGAATTCCATGGGGAATATCAGCGAATCAAGGGAATGTTCAGGGCGGAGTATTCACATATTAGTGCATCTGAAGAGGAACTAGTTTAG
- the adamts13 gene encoding A disintegrin and metalloproteinase with thrombospondin motifs 13 isoform X1, with the protein MGTLVWLFLVPGFLGTTALISQSTLQKDFLQSLKPQDLFYYFDTISPKSVPQFELVWVNCSRNESSNGLWRCSFDSQEESFDLGQHRGEPPVSCPSNLEMVINSTVSVVKKREVMCCEQLKLLRPAHTRTLLPVCHGKLQGLIQSGESRLYIRPMLQKHIDSLQNFTMDLPFGIPHLLQTHNLPVKTHLKQPKSQFRLRRTALGSEVTHLELAVVVGPDVYSLHRQDTERYILTNLNIASELLREVTLGANIRLHLVRMVILTEPEPEIQISENITSSLQSVCKWGQKVNPDADTDPLHADLLLYITRFDLVSPNGNKLVRGVTQLGGVCSTQWNCVITEDTGFDLGITIAHEIGHSFGINHDGLDNTCSSSGFMMASDGGYNSVDLTWSQCSRAQLHNFFSAGKAECVKDVPVLEGSVQDWRPGLFYGVDDQCRIAFGSSATACSFTDDDMATCRVLSCHINPRERTTCTRLLVPLLDGTECGISQWCLKGRCVSPSTLGSSMVVHGSWSSWSDFSPCSRTCGGGVTHRKRQCNNPRPAFGGIVCKGHDTEAELCNRQPCKTTQLEFMSQQCSATDQQPLSVSVDSTSVYTWIPAIGYSTGDSQCKLMCRSREQDFMVSRGSHFIDGTRCEAGNSASLASINACLGGKCQPFGCDGVMHSGKVEDVCGVCGGDGSTCRIISGTFSGGEAREYITFLTLPMNASHVHVINRKPVFTHLAVLINDKYVVAGDGNPALAITYPSPLEKSPIQYRLDLTPDHLPNTEELIISGPVTDKIHIQVYCKYGREYGDLTSPNISYQYYSSDTVSVAANGRWSTVLSPCSVTCGTGIQKISQICVDESTHENLENNLCSSSSPAPDLLQPCFLPDCPPSWEIGEFGPCSAPCGEGEQVRTVTCFQKRGTQKVELPDSECTHESKPTTTETCNLLLCPARWQVSEPGECSAVCGPGDARRKVLCVRSHRGSDSEVDQSLCFEPKPSEHVPCVVDVCPVGWDTQREVQLTHKDYNGVMPRSRMVPVYVWSPVIGQCSKTCGNGSQLVWFSCVDHQSRLNVPEFLCDRNNKPEPYNQPCSQPQCPAARWGYIQGVCSVSCGGGVARRVLYCFQKGDGHRDVLVGKSACQFVPRPSAVVECNTEACPARWQVGDQGECSVSCGMGVAMRSVLCVQYEGGVERVLEDDRCESGRKPPVAAPCYTQACSFQWVVNNWTECSVSCGYGIQSRTVSCMGPSSPLPVTPFLCLHLPKPITIQACYSSDCSSVQSSTPEPNITHSELSETLEGERVWKAPDVPTTTPAPSHITKKKSFLRIVPTVQVMGNTMAIPTEPSQTSFCGRLLLQDSGTIDLRNVTQKRCMFAIGRPLDELIQIKIISSSLNCQQKDNIAMYDRLILMRLCERTHGKTVQSRSNVLLVRQSHLTPGNGVVLFYQSVKNKKSHHGECDVQLFSPSGLIENPIKSLSTSLSNTRGCRVFIDAPPASRIQIKALSVFNKTDTNSTYILIRDVDALKTTVFRGTQLFLWSSSGSRAEVEFHGEYQRIKGMFRAEYSHISASEEELV; encoded by the exons CAACAGCTCTAATTTCTCAATCAACTTTGCAAAAG GATTTTTTACAGTCACTGAAACCtcaagatttattttattattttgacacTATTTCTCCTAAATCAG TGCCTCAGTTTGAGTTGGTTTGGGTGAATTGTTCGAGAAATGAGTCCTCCAACGGGTTGTGGAGGTGCTCGTTCGATTCCCAGGAAGAGAGTTTTGATTTGGGACAACACAGAGGTGAACCACCAGTGTCCTGTCCTTCTAATCTGGAGATGGTTATCAATTCAACGGTCAGTGTGGTGAAGAAGAGAGAAGTTATGTGCTGTGAGCAGCTGAAGTTACTGAGACCAGCACACACAAGGACTCTGCTCCCGGTCTGCCATGGGAAATTG caagGTCTGATACAGTCAGGGGAAAGCAGATTGTATATTCGCCCAATGCTTCAAAAACACATTGACAGCCTGCAGAACTTTACCATGGATTTGCCCTTTGGTATACCTCACCTGCTACAAACCCATAATTTACCTGTGAAGACACATCTGAAACAGCCCAAGA GTCAGTTCAGGCTACGCAGAACAGCTCTCGGGTCAGAGGTCACACATCTGGAACTAGCAGTGGTGGTGGGTCCAGACGTCTATAGTTTACACAGGCAAGATACTGAGAGATACATCCTCACCAACCTCAACATT GCCTCTGAGCTTTTGAGAGAAGTTACCCTCGGTGCCAATATAAGACTTCACCTTGTCCGTATGGTTATTCTTACAGAGccagag CCAGAGATCCAGATCTCCGAAAACATCACATCTTCTTTACAAAGTGTGTGTAAGTGGGGTCAAAAGGTCAACCCTGATGCTGACACTGACCCTTTACATGCAGATCTACTGCTGTATATCACCAG GTTTGATCTGGTTTCACCCAATGGGAATAAGCTTGTAAGAGGTGTTACTCAGTTGGGCGGAGTCTGTTCCACCCAATGGAATTGTGTGATTACAGAAGATACGGGCTTTGATCTTGGCATCACCATCGCACACGAGATTGGCCACAG ttttgGCATAAATCATGATGGACTTGACAACACATGCAGCTCTAGTGGGTTTATGATGGCATCTGATGGAGGTTATAACAGTGTAGATCTCACCTGGTCGCAGTGTAGCAGAGCTCAACTCCACAACTTCTTCAG TGCAGGTAAAGCAGAATGTGTGAAGGACGTCCCAGTTCTGGAAGGTTCTGTACAGGATTGGAGGCCTGGTCTCTTCTATGGTGTGGATGATCAGTGTCGTATTGCATTCGGCAGTTCAGCCACTGCTTGCTCTTTCACTGATGATGATATG GCAACCTGTCGTGTTCTGTCCTGTCATATCAACCCACGTGAACGCACTACTTGTACTCGCTTGCTTGTTCCTCTTTTGGATGGGACAGAATGTGGGATCAGCCAG TGGTGTTTAAAGGGTCGGTGTGTTTCTCCTTCAACCTTGGGTTCCTCCATGGTGGTCCATGGCTCCTGGTCTTCCTGGTCTGATTTTTCTCCTTGTTCACGAACATGTGGGGGAGGCGTCACCCACCGCAAGAGACAGTGTAACAACCCCAG GCCTGCCTTTGGTGGGATCGTTTGTAAAGGCCATGACACAGAAGCTGAACTTTGCAACCGCCAG CCATGTAAGACGACACAGTTGGAGTTTATGTCACAACAGTGTTCAGCTACAGATCAGCAGCCTTTATCAGTGTCCGTAGACTCCACTTCAGTCTACACCTGGATCCCTGCCATCGGCTACAGCACAG GTGATTCTCagtgtaaactgatgtgtcgtTCACGGGAACAAGACTTTATGGTTAGTCGTGGGTCTCACTTCATCGATGGTACTCGGTGTGAAGCTGGTAACTCTGCATCGCTTGCTTCCATTAATGCCTGTCTAGGTGGAAAGTGCCAG CCATTTGGCTGTGATGGAGTAATGCATTCCGGGAAGGTGGAGGATGTGTGTGGGGTCTGCGGAGGAGATGGCTCCACCTGCCGAATTATCTCAGGCACATTTTCAGGTGGAGAGGCTAGAG AGTATATCACATTCCTCACCCTTCCTATGAACGCCTCTCATGTTCATGTGATTAACAGAAAGCCGGTTTTTACACACCTTG cgGTATTGATAAATGATAAGTATGTGGTGGCAGGAGATGGAAACCCAGCTCTGGCGATCACATACCCCTCACCTCTGGAGAAAAGTCCCATACAGTATCGTCTGGATCTCACACCCGACCATCTACCTAATACTGAAGAGCTGATCATCTCTGGACCAGTCACAGATAAAATCCACATACAG GTTTATTGTAAATATGGAAGAGAATATGGAGACCTCACCAGCCCAAACATTTCATACCAGTACTACTCTTCTGATACTGTTTCTGTGGCTGCTAATGGTAGATGGTCCACTGTCTTATCTCCCTGCTCAGTTACCTGTGGCACAG GCATCCAGAAAATCAGTCAAATCTGTGTAGATGAGAGCACACATGAGAATCTAGAAAATAATCTCTGCAGTTCATCGTCTCCAGCACCGGATCTACTGCAGCCATGCTTCCTTCCAGACTGCCCACCCAG CTGGGAGATAGGTGAGTTTGGGCCCTGCAGCGCCCCCTGTGGTGAGGGAGAGCAAGTGCGCACTGTGACTTGTTTTCAAAAGCGGGGTACACAAAAAGTGGAGCTGCCTGACTCAGAGTGTACACACGAGTCTAAACCCACAACTACCGAGACCTGCAACCTCCTACTCTGTCCTGCCAG ATGGCAGGTGTCAGAGCCCGGTGAGTGCTCGGCTGTGTGTGGACCTGGAGATGCCCGGAGAAAAGTTTTGTGTGTCCGCTCTCACCGTGGATCTGATTCGGAGGTTGATCAAAGCCTGTGTTTCGAACCCAAACCTTCAGAACATGTTCCTTGCGTGGTGGACGTTTGTCCGGTCGGATGGGATACACAGAGAGAG GTCCAGTTGACCCATAAAGATTACAATGGAGTTATGCCCCGGTCCAGAATGGTTCCCGTTTATGTCTGGAGCCCTGTGATTGGCCAATGCTCTAAGACATGTGGGAATG GATCTCAACTGGTTTGGTTTTCCTGTGTGGATCACCAGTCACGCCTAAATGTCCCAGAATTCCTCTGTGATCGTAATAATAAACCAGAGCCTTACAACCAACCCTGTAGTCAGCCACAGTGTCCTGCGGC TAGGTGGGGCTACATACAGGGTGTATGCAGTGTGTCTTGTGGAGGTGGTGTAGCGAGAAGAGTATTGTACTGCTTCCAGAAAGGAGACGGACACAGGGATGTGTTGGTCGGAAAATCCGCCTGTCAATTTGTACCTAGACCTTCAGCGGTAGTGGAGTGTAATACTGAAGCCTGTCCAGCTAG GTGGCAGGTTGGAGATCAGGGCGAGTGTTCGGTGTCTTGCGGGATGGGTGTGGCTATGAGGAGTGTGCTCTGTGTCCAGTATGAGGGAGGTGTAGAGAGGGTCCTGGAGGACGACAGGTGCGAGTCCGGAAGGAAGCCACCAGTTGCGGCACCATGTTACACACAGGCCTGCTCTTTCCAGTGGGTTGTGAATAACTGGACTGAG tgtTCAGTGTCATGTGGTTATGGCATCCAGTCTCGGACTGTGTCCTGCATGGGTCCATCCAGCCCTCTTCCTGTTACTCCTTTTCTTTGCCTCCATTTGCCAAAACCCATCACCATCCAGGCCTGCTACAGCTCAGACTGTTCCTCAGTCCAGAGCTCAACACCAGAGCCCAACATCACCCACAGCGAGCTGTCAGAGACTCTGGAAGGAGAGCGAGTGTGGAAAGCCCCAGATGTACCTACAACTACACCTGCTCCTTCCCATATCACAAAGAAGAAAAGTTTTTTAAGAATTGTACCTACCGTGCAAGTCATGGGAAACACCATGGCCATACCAACAGAACCATCACAGACCA GTTTCTGTGGGCGACTCCTCCTTCAAGACTCAGGAACTATCGATTTACGCAATGTCACTCAGAAGAGGTGCATGTTTGCGATTGGTCGACCTCTTGATGAGCTTATTCAAATCAAAATTATATCAAGCTCTCTTAACTGCCAGCAGA AGGACAATATCGCCATGTATGACAGACTCATACTGATGCGTCTCTGTGAGAGGACACATGGTAAAACAGTCCAGTCACGATCCAATGTATTACTGGTGCGTCAAAGCCATCTGACGCCTGGCAATGGAGTCGTATTATTTTATCAAAGTGTAAAGAACAAAAAAAGCCACCATGGAG AGTGTGATGTTCAGTTATTCTCTCCATCTGGCCTCATTGAAAACCCCATCAAGAGTCTGTCCACCTCCCTCTCTAACACTCGGGGCTGCCGTGTGTTTATCGATGCTCCTCCTGCTTCCAGGATCCAAATAAAAGCACTTTCTGTGTTCAACAAGACAGATACAAACTCCACATACATACTG ATTCGGGATGTTGATGCTTTAAAAACGACCGTTTTCAGAGGGACTCAACTCTTCCTGTGGAGCTCTTCCGGAAGCAGGGCTGAAGTGGAATTCCATGGGGAATATCAGCGAATCAAGGGAATGTTCAGGGCGGAGTATTCACATATTAGTGCATCTGAAGAGGAACTAGTTTAG